One segment of Candidatus Eremiobacterota bacterium DNA contains the following:
- the uvrB gene encoding excinuclease ABC subunit UvrB, translating to MAVFSLVSPYPPRGDQPQAIEKLARGLEEGALHQTLLGVTGSGKTFTMANVIARWGRPTLVISHNKTLAAQLASEFREFFPHNAVEYFVSYYDYYQPEAYIPSSDTYIEKDSSINDEIDRLRHSATQAVLERRDVIIVASVSCIYGLGSPQDYMAMTLTMHKGEELTRSHILERLVEMHFTRNPMTLNRGEFRMRGEVLEVLPADDEEALRVTFWGDEIEEIVRFNPLTGETTRAPEKVVIYPAKHFVTPWERLEKACHAIEHELEEQVRFFTSRGKPLEAERIEMRTRYDLELLRELGYCQGVENYSRFLTGRSEGEPPFTLIDYFPQEFLVIIDESHVTIPQLRGMHRGDRSRKETLITHGFRLPSAFDNRPLTFEEFQRKTGQVVYVSATPAPYELSVSSAVVEQIIRPTGLVDPEVILKPAKDQVLDLISEVRARVSNNERVLVTTLTKKMAEDLAEHMAEQDIKVRYLHSEIDTLERIAILRDLRLGIFDCLVGVNLLREGLDLPEVSLVAVLDADKEGFLRSEVSLIQTIGRAARNISGTVILYADDYTDSMDRAVGETRRRRAIQLSYNEEHHIIPETIRKAVRDILEGLAVAEAKPSYARTGEKGTLGYEDLELLVRDLEKLMRTAAKSLEFEKAAAYRDEMLTVKHELTLRKESALIGPAAVPGAALKGKRKRRGSL from the coding sequence ATGGCAGTTTTTTCCCTGGTGAGTCCCTACCCCCCCCGGGGCGACCAGCCCCAGGCCATTGAAAAGCTTGCAAGGGGCCTTGAGGAAGGGGCGCTCCACCAGACCCTTCTCGGCGTCACCGGCTCGGGGAAGACCTTCACGATGGCAAATGTCATTGCCCGCTGGGGAAGGCCCACCCTGGTCATATCCCACAACAAGACCCTGGCGGCGCAGCTTGCCAGCGAGTTCCGGGAGTTCTTCCCCCACAACGCCGTCGAGTACTTCGTGAGCTACTACGATTACTACCAGCCCGAGGCCTACATCCCCTCCTCAGATACCTATATTGAGAAGGACAGCTCCATCAACGACGAGATAGACCGCCTGCGCCACTCGGCGACACAGGCGGTGCTTGAGCGCAGGGACGTCATCATCGTGGCAAGCGTTTCATGCATCTACGGCCTGGGCTCTCCCCAGGACTACATGGCCATGACGCTCACCATGCACAAGGGCGAGGAGCTCACCAGGAGCCATATCCTGGAGCGCCTCGTGGAGATGCACTTTACCCGCAACCCCATGACCCTCAACAGGGGCGAGTTCAGAATGAGAGGCGAGGTCCTGGAGGTCCTCCCCGCCGATGACGAGGAAGCGCTCCGCGTCACCTTCTGGGGCGACGAAATCGAGGAGATCGTGCGCTTCAACCCCCTCACGGGCGAAACGACGCGCGCGCCGGAAAAGGTGGTGATCTACCCGGCAAAGCACTTCGTCACTCCCTGGGAGCGCCTGGAGAAAGCCTGCCATGCCATAGAGCATGAGCTTGAGGAGCAGGTGCGCTTTTTCACTTCCAGGGGAAAGCCCCTGGAGGCCGAGAGGATCGAGATGCGGACCCGCTATGACCTGGAGCTCCTCAGGGAGCTCGGCTACTGCCAGGGCGTTGAAAACTATTCTCGCTTCCTCACGGGAAGATCGGAAGGCGAGCCCCCCTTCACCCTTATCGACTACTTCCCGCAAGAATTCCTTGTCATCATTGACGAGTCCCACGTGACGATACCGCAGCTGCGCGGGATGCACCGCGGCGACCGCTCCCGGAAAGAGACCCTTATCACGCACGGCTTCAGGCTTCCCTCGGCCTTTGACAACAGGCCCCTCACTTTCGAGGAGTTCCAGCGGAAGACCGGGCAGGTCGTGTATGTCTCGGCGACGCCGGCGCCTTATGAGCTCTCGGTAAGCTCGGCCGTCGTGGAGCAGATTATAAGGCCCACCGGCCTTGTAGACCCGGAGGTGATCCTGAAGCCCGCAAAAGACCAGGTCCTGGACCTCATCAGTGAAGTGAGGGCAAGGGTCAGCAACAACGAGCGCGTGCTGGTGACGACCCTCACCAAGAAAATGGCCGAAGACCTTGCAGAGCATATGGCGGAGCAGGACATCAAGGTGCGCTACCTCCACTCGGAGATTGACACCCTTGAGCGCATCGCGATCCTCAGGGACCTGCGCCTGGGGATCTTTGACTGCCTGGTGGGAGTCAACCTTTTAAGAGAAGGCCTCGATCTGCCCGAAGTCTCCCTGGTGGCGGTCCTTGACGCCGACAAGGAGGGGTTTCTCCGTTCCGAGGTCTCGCTGATTCAGACCATCGGCCGGGCGGCAAGAAACATAAGCGGCACGGTGATCCTTTATGCCGACGATTACACCGACTCGATGGACAGGGCAGTCGGGGAGACCCGGAGAAGAAGGGCCATCCAGCTCAGCTACAATGAGGAGCACCATATCATCCCTGAAACGATCCGCAAGGCGGTGAGAGACATACTTGAAGGCCTGGCCGTTGCCGAGGCAAAGCCTTCTTATGCCCGCACGGGGGAGAAGGGGACGCTGGGCTACGAGGACCTGGAGCTCCTGGTGAGGGATCTTGAGAAGCTCATGAGGACGGCGGCAAAGAGCCTGGAGTTTGAGAAGGCTGCCGCCTATCGCGACGAGATGCTCACCGTGAAACATGAGCTCACGCTGAGGAAAGAGAGCGCCCTTATCGGGCCGGCGGCAGTCCCCGGCGCCGCTCTCAAGGGAAAAAGAAAGCGCAGGGGAAGCCTGTGA
- a CDS encoding tetratricopeptide repeat protein — MSTEKDLPQQLCLRAYAAIQLKKYPEASSKAKEALGIRAHYPIAHHLNAFALRSMGNFKDAQYAITQAINQEQGNPHHVFLLALILWSSGDADEAEKRFQEALKMEDNLGFNLNYGVFLIHQKMFEEASALAKKLIEKRPNDERVKVIVASAKAHEWKTELATIQYRPPLPADSSDSATFTDLGKVYFEWGHYDEALAEFDRALSRNHRDSEAQRLSATVFKVKNDRMYRMLWNYSAFILSPLVMLFNILIFVALIVLCFSGSDYTKLYTLALIFYFALFIVVPIWISRGATPEEFKSIEDDRLIGDIPIDENVADEEEEIDSVTKIHMERRGKLFKSLYQVFVAMAVLCFLGVFLAAGLEQIARAYIPAAIMTPVKIGLFIGMLLFFILSFLMDKESRKYAGFTMQGQ, encoded by the coding sequence ATGAGCACGGAAAAAGATCTTCCCCAGCAGCTGTGCCTGAGGGCTTATGCTGCCATACAGCTTAAAAAATATCCCGAGGCGTCATCAAAAGCGAAGGAGGCGCTCGGGATAAGGGCCCATTATCCCATTGCCCACCATCTGAATGCCTTTGCCCTCAGGTCCATGGGAAACTTCAAGGATGCCCAGTATGCCATTACCCAGGCAATAAACCAGGAGCAGGGAAATCCTCACCATGTCTTCCTGCTGGCCTTGATCCTCTGGTCGAGCGGCGATGCCGACGAGGCTGAAAAGCGCTTCCAGGAGGCCCTGAAGATGGAGGATAACCTGGGCTTCAACCTGAACTACGGCGTGTTCCTTATCCACCAGAAGATGTTTGAAGAGGCGTCAGCCCTCGCAAAGAAGCTCATTGAGAAGCGCCCCAATGACGAGCGGGTCAAGGTGATTGTGGCGAGCGCGAAGGCCCATGAATGGAAAACCGAGCTCGCTACCATCCAGTACCGCCCGCCGCTCCCTGCCGATTCCTCAGACAGCGCCACCTTTACCGACCTGGGGAAGGTCTACTTTGAATGGGGCCACTACGATGAGGCCCTTGCCGAGTTTGACAGGGCCCTCTCGAGAAACCACAGGGATTCAGAGGCCCAGCGCCTCAGCGCCACGGTGTTCAAGGTAAAGAATGACCGCATGTACCGCATGCTGTGGAATTACAGCGCCTTCATCCTCTCGCCCCTGGTGATGCTTTTCAACATCCTGATTTTTGTGGCCCTTATCGTGCTCTGCTTCTCGGGGTCAGATTATACGAAGCTCTATACCCTTGCCCTTATCTTTTACTTCGCTCTCTTCATAGTCGTTCCCATATGGATTTCCCGGGGGGCAACGCCCGAGGAGTTCAAGAGCATTGAGGACGATCGCCTCATAGGTGATATCCCCATTGATGAAAATGTTGCCGACGAGGAAGAGGAGATTGACTCTGTCACCAAGATCCACATGGAAAGAAGGGGTAAGCTCTTCAAGAGCCTTTACCAGGTCTTCGTGGCCATGGCGGTGCTCTGCTTCCTGGGGGTATTTCTCGCCGCCGGCCTCGAACAGATCGCCAGGGCCTACATCCCGGCAGCCATAATGACGCCGGTGAAGATAGGCCTCTTTATCGGGATGCTGCTCTTCTTCATCCTCTCCTTCTTGATGGACAAAGAGAGCAGGAAGTATGCAGGCTTTACCATGCAGGGTCAGTAA
- a CDS encoding YkgJ family cysteine cluster protein codes for MEHLFPQLRAFFDEFHREVKSLGLEEADCGDCGRCCTSPPFLMTTSDLEYALVQQYLHEQRLPYRVHFRPLAGDALDERESFLNWTCPFYTRSSGCAVYPVRPFACRIFGPLSQEPETFEGCAFTKPRVYSIPPEIPLWGRYASILRQYDFRRGYIFPDQVLFNAPALELLSGFRVPWSRWRSLPL; via the coding sequence ATGGAGCACCTTTTTCCCCAGCTTAGGGCCTTTTTTGACGAGTTTCACAGGGAGGTGAAGAGCCTCGGCCTCGAGGAGGCCGACTGCGGCGACTGCGGCCGCTGCTGCACCTCGCCCCCCTTCCTGATGACCACCTCTGACCTGGAGTATGCCCTTGTGCAGCAGTACCTCCACGAGCAGAGGCTCCCCTACAGGGTTCACTTCCGCCCCCTTGCGGGCGATGCCCTTGATGAGCGCGAGAGCTTTCTCAACTGGACATGCCCCTTTTACACGCGCTCCTCCGGATGCGCCGTCTATCCGGTGCGCCCCTTTGCCTGCCGCATCTTCGGGCCCCTCTCCCAGGAGCCCGAAACCTTCGAGGGATGCGCTTTCACAAAGCCCCGTGTCTATTCCATCCCGCCCGAGATTCCCCTCTGGGGCCGGTACGCCTCGATCCTTCGCCAGTACGATTTCAGGAGAGGCTATATCTTCCCCGACCAGGTGCTCTTCAATGCCCCGGCCCTTGAGCTCCTCTCCGGCTTCAGGGTGCCCTGGTCCCGCTGGAGGTCACTCCCCCTCTGA
- the ftsY gene encoding signal recognition particle-docking protein FtsY gives MLDKLNKFSPKNLFTQLKEGLNKTREHLVGRMKNLFSLFKKIDDQFWEELEEILISADVGVTTTEKIIEGLKEKAKRIKEPSELMEALKGDLATILQGKGGALIECAEKPTVVLVVGVNGTGKTTSIAKLAHKLKSEGRKVLLAAADTFRAAAIDQLQIWAGRVGVDLIKHKEGADPAAVCYDALSAAKARDVDYLIIDTAGRLHSKSNLMEELRKVKRVTSREVPGAPHETLLVLDATAGQNAFLQARTFMEMSDVTGIFLAKLDGTAKGGIVIGIADELEIPVKFIGLGERLEDIREFSPQDFLEALFEAPEKS, from the coding sequence ATGCTCGACAAGCTCAACAAGTTTTCGCCGAAAAATCTTTTCACCCAGCTCAAGGAGGGCCTCAACAAGACGCGGGAGCACCTCGTGGGCCGGATGAAGAATCTCTTTTCCCTCTTCAAGAAAATCGATGACCAGTTCTGGGAGGAGCTCGAGGAGATCCTGATCTCGGCCGACGTGGGCGTGACCACTACTGAAAAGATCATTGAAGGCCTCAAGGAGAAGGCAAAGCGCATCAAGGAGCCCTCGGAGCTCATGGAGGCCCTCAAGGGGGATCTTGCCACCATCCTCCAGGGGAAGGGAGGAGCCCTTATCGAGTGCGCCGAGAAGCCCACGGTAGTGCTGGTCGTAGGGGTGAACGGCACGGGAAAAACCACCAGCATCGCCAAGCTTGCCCACAAGCTGAAAAGCGAAGGCCGCAAGGTGCTGCTCGCTGCCGCCGACACCTTCAGGGCTGCCGCTATTGACCAGCTCCAGATATGGGCGGGCCGCGTCGGCGTTGACCTTATCAAGCACAAGGAGGGCGCAGACCCTGCTGCAGTCTGCTATGACGCCCTTTCTGCCGCCAAGGCCCGTGACGTCGATTACCTTATAATCGATACGGCGGGGAGGCTTCACTCCAAGTCCAACCTGATGGAAGAGCTCAGGAAGGTGAAGAGGGTCACAAGCCGCGAGGTGCCCGGCGCGCCCCATGAGACGCTGCTGGTCCTTGACGCCACGGCGGGGCAGAACGCCTTCCTCCAGGCCCGCACCTTCATGGAGATGAGCGACGTGACAGGCATCTTCCTCGCGAAGCTTGACGGCACCGCCAAGGGAGGCATCGTGATAGGGATAGCCGATGAGCTTGAGATTCCCGTGAAGTTCATCGGCCTGGGGGAGCGCCTCGAGGACATAAGGGAATTCAGCCCCCAGGACTTCCTTGAGGCACTCTTTGAGGCGCCTGAGAAAAGCTGA
- a CDS encoding radical SAM protein has translation MEVLKEKTRALCSECYEEVDGRIIEEGGEAVIEKFCPTHGTTRGVIEKDASFMKKILSAPRRDDPNPFPYRCLMINATHACNLKCHLCYLPERDTALDLSLEEIKESIDAYPGYSIAFSGGEPTLYPHLPELIRYTFEKKKIPAVITNGVKLADYRYVKELREAGLTLLNFSFNGLKEEAYLGIEGTKLLDIKLRALENVRKVGGIYTQVSFTMARGVNDDQFGEVIKYALKNNDFIYQIRARVAAGIGRRLGEKDIYLSDFLKLLAEETAIPCELFVDHWVSQDWFPNPFMCSIEYFEFLRSPAVAKALGFDGNAEHLEAYLSKFVGEENAVRVLRHKPEDYRPPVTRPTFLFVLFSWPDKHILDYEEIKGLNLDILTRDKKVVNYWDGLIRNEKLNFL, from the coding sequence ATGGAGGTACTGAAAGAGAAGACAAGAGCCCTCTGCAGCGAGTGCTATGAAGAGGTTGACGGGCGCATCATCGAGGAGGGGGGAGAGGCCGTCATAGAAAAATTCTGCCCCACCCACGGCACCACCAGGGGGGTCATTGAAAAAGACGCCTCTTTTATGAAGAAAATCCTCTCGGCGCCGCGGCGCGACGATCCCAATCCCTTTCCTTACCGCTGCCTGATGATCAATGCCACCCATGCCTGCAACCTGAAGTGCCACCTCTGTTATCTCCCCGAGCGTGATACTGCCCTCGATCTCTCTCTTGAAGAGATCAAAGAGTCAATTGATGCCTATCCCGGTTATTCCATAGCCTTCTCAGGAGGAGAGCCCACCCTTTACCCCCATCTCCCCGAGCTGATACGCTATACCTTTGAAAAGAAAAAAATACCGGCCGTGATCACGAACGGCGTGAAGCTTGCCGATTACCGTTATGTGAAGGAGCTCAGGGAAGCGGGGCTCACGCTCCTTAATTTCTCTTTTAACGGCCTCAAGGAGGAAGCCTACCTGGGCATCGAAGGCACAAAGCTCCTCGACATCAAGCTCCGGGCCCTGGAAAATGTAAGAAAGGTCGGGGGCATCTATACGCAGGTCTCCTTCACCATGGCGCGGGGCGTCAATGACGACCAGTTCGGCGAGGTTATCAAATACGCCCTGAAGAACAACGATTTCATTTACCAGATAAGGGCCCGCGTCGCCGCGGGCATAGGGAGGCGCCTTGGCGAGAAGGACATCTATCTCTCCGATTTCCTGAAGCTCCTGGCTGAAGAGACGGCGATCCCCTGCGAGCTTTTTGTCGATCACTGGGTGTCGCAGGACTGGTTCCCCAACCCCTTCATGTGCTCCATTGAATATTTCGAATTCCTCAGGAGCCCCGCGGTGGCGAAAGCCCTGGGATTTGACGGGAATGCGGAGCATCTCGAGGCGTATCTTTCAAAATTTGTCGGCGAGGAGAACGCGGTCCGGGTGCTCCGCCACAAGCCCGAGGACTACCGGCCGCCGGTGACGCGGCCCACCTTCCTTTTCGTGCTCTTTTCCTGGCCCGACAAGCACATTCTTGACTACGAGGAGATAAAGGGGCTTAACCTGGACATCCTCACGAGGGATAAAAAAGTAGTGAATTACTGGGACGGGCTTATCCGGAACGAGAAGCTCAACTTTCTCTGA
- a CDS encoding radical SAM protein: MKKNTAPEEQAGSLVRHARLKAPVLARLELTYACRARCPGCPREVRSAVRDILPGSAWHAMIKKLAPYVGEVHLTGGEPVLHPDFQEITASLEREKVPFMLYTSGLWEHPGKVLAALKKCTQLKGITFSVHGHNEGTHDFFTGIRSYEEMKASLEMAARSGLVFHTAGVMGDFAKHYGKDIVKSVFAMGSRSHTFQRYIGPIRNGISMYRDDLQVLLRFIGELAGRHLPVMLEGCIPSCFHAGGTHCLSGITRCTLDPLGQIRPCSFSEHSFGSLVEKPLTALWRRKAMSAWAGEYPGPCAPCAMRFLCLGGCRAVRERFQVRCDTLMEEPLAQGPVAPMALPVTGHDLESRPRALFKTRKESFGYALIHGGEVVPVLAGARPLVASYGGEKSLAEIRARFGEEGMAFTLFLARRGFIELS, from the coding sequence ATGAAAAAAAACACCGCGCCTGAAGAACAGGCAGGCTCCCTGGTAAGGCACGCCCGCCTCAAAGCGCCGGTCCTCGCGAGGCTTGAGCTGACCTATGCCTGCAGGGCACGCTGCCCCGGCTGCCCCAGAGAGGTGAGAAGCGCCGTGAGGGATATCCTTCCCGGCAGCGCCTGGCATGCCATGATAAAGAAGCTTGCCCCTTACGTGGGCGAGGTGCACCTCACGGGCGGAGAGCCGGTGCTCCACCCGGATTTTCAGGAGATCACCGCCTCGCTTGAGCGGGAGAAAGTGCCCTTCATGCTTTACACCTCGGGCCTCTGGGAGCATCCGGGAAAGGTGCTTGCGGCCTTGAAGAAATGCACACAGCTGAAAGGGATCACCTTTTCTGTCCATGGCCATAACGAGGGGACCCATGACTTCTTCACGGGCATCAGGTCATATGAGGAGATGAAAGCCTCCCTTGAGATGGCGGCCCGTTCAGGGCTTGTTTTTCACACTGCCGGGGTGATGGGTGATTTTGCCAAGCATTATGGCAAGGATATCGTGAAGTCTGTCTTTGCGATGGGCTCCCGCTCCCATACCTTTCAGCGCTATATCGGCCCTATCCGCAACGGGATAAGCATGTACCGCGATGACCTCCAGGTGCTGCTCCGCTTTATAGGCGAGCTTGCCGGCAGGCACCTTCCGGTCATGCTGGAGGGCTGCATTCCCTCCTGTTTTCATGCCGGCGGCACCCACTGCCTCTCGGGCATCACCCGCTGCACCCTTGATCCCCTGGGACAGATAAGACCCTGCTCTTTCTCGGAGCATTCATTCGGATCGCTGGTGGAAAAGCCCCTTACCGCTCTCTGGAGGCGTAAGGCCATGTCAGCCTGGGCCGGCGAATATCCAGGACCCTGCGCCCCCTGTGCCATGCGTTTCCTCTGTCTTGGGGGCTGCAGGGCCGTGAGGGAGCGCTTCCAGGTCCGGTGCGACACCCTCATGGAGGAGCCCCTGGCACAAGGGCCCGTTGCCCCCATGGCCCTCCCGGTGACGGGTCATGACCTGGAATCACGCCCCCGGGCTCTTTTCAAGACAAGAAAGGAGTCATTCGGCTATGCCCTCATCCATGGCGGCGAGGTGGTGCCGGTGCTTGCCGGGGCGAGGCCTCTTGTGGCCTCTTACGGGGGGGAGAAGAGCCTTGCCGAGATAAGGGCCCGGTTTGGTGAAGAGGGAATGGCCTTCACTCTCTTTCTGGCCCGCCGGGGTTTTATCGAGCTCTCATGA
- a CDS encoding PTS transporter subunit EIIC, with the protein MKAWDRALEGLSVLAKQRHLLALRDGMIAVVPLILVGSTFLLLGSQKDVISQYFPALAQSEAGQWYSSMCPTILIPFRFTMGMLSVYVAFTIAASLAGHYRMPVLPQGLGAVVALMITIKPSRVPLVEGGKPEWIIPLKQLGGEGLFLGILCGLFTVELSRGVIYLWEKVFPKKEASEEEKQGLSIPSAVAEAFASFLPLLVVVTAIWAVVYTANIDIYHSLINAMMPLEKMGDTVGCVVVVNFFLHVLGVAGLHGISVINGVFFALWQKFLLMNTEAHMAGTPLPVITAYPFYQWFIWAGGAGTTLPVPFLLLFSRNSHMKRIGKVGLVPTLFNVNEPVLFGLPVVANPLLAIPFVAAPITVGIISFLAFSSGLVGRPFIEVPWVLPAFLGAPLCTQDPRALVLLAVNVMVSALIWLPFLRAYEKKLSSE; encoded by the coding sequence ATGAAAGCATGGGACAGGGCGCTTGAAGGCCTCTCGGTGCTTGCGAAACAGCGGCATCTCCTCGCCCTCAGGGACGGAATGATAGCCGTCGTGCCTCTTATCCTCGTGGGGAGCACCTTCCTTCTGCTGGGATCGCAGAAAGACGTGATAAGCCAGTATTTTCCCGCGCTGGCCCAGTCCGAGGCGGGACAGTGGTATTCCTCCATGTGCCCCACGATCCTCATCCCCTTCCGTTTCACCATGGGCATGCTCTCTGTCTATGTGGCTTTCACCATTGCCGCGTCACTGGCGGGGCACTACAGGATGCCCGTGCTCCCCCAGGGCCTTGGAGCCGTCGTGGCCCTCATGATCACCATAAAGCCCTCAAGGGTGCCGCTCGTCGAGGGGGGAAAGCCCGAATGGATAATTCCCCTGAAACAGCTCGGCGGCGAGGGCCTCTTTCTCGGGATCCTCTGCGGGCTTTTTACCGTGGAGCTCTCAAGGGGCGTCATCTATCTCTGGGAGAAAGTCTTTCCCAAGAAAGAGGCCAGTGAGGAAGAAAAGCAGGGGCTCTCCATCCCCTCTGCCGTCGCGGAAGCCTTTGCGAGCTTTCTCCCCCTGCTGGTGGTGGTCACGGCCATCTGGGCTGTCGTGTATACGGCCAACATAGATATTTATCACAGCCTCATCAATGCGATGATGCCCCTCGAGAAGATGGGCGACACGGTGGGGTGCGTCGTGGTGGTGAATTTCTTTCTCCATGTTCTTGGCGTGGCGGGGCTCCACGGCATATCGGTGATCAACGGGGTCTTTTTCGCGCTCTGGCAGAAGTTTCTTCTGATGAACACCGAGGCTCACATGGCGGGCACCCCCCTCCCTGTCATCACGGCCTATCCCTTTTACCAGTGGTTTATCTGGGCAGGAGGCGCAGGAACTACTCTTCCCGTGCCTTTTCTGCTCCTGTTCAGCAGGAATTCCCACATGAAGCGCATCGGGAAGGTCGGCCTCGTCCCCACGCTCTTCAACGTCAACGAGCCCGTGCTCTTCGGCCTGCCCGTCGTGGCGAACCCTCTTCTCGCCATCCCCTTCGTGGCCGCTCCCATTACCGTGGGGATCATCTCCTTCCTTGCCTTCTCGTCGGGCCTTGTGGGGAGGCCTTTCATCGAGGTGCCGTGGGTATTGCCGGCCTTTTTAGGGGCGCCCCTCTGCACCCAGGACCCGAGGGCACTGGTGCTGCTTGCGGTGAACGTCATGGTGAGCGCCCTCATATGGCTCCCCTTCCTCAGGGCTTACGAGAAGAAGCTCTCATCGGAATAA
- a CDS encoding N-acetylmuramoyl-L-alanine amidase has protein sequence MKRFLRFLLLCVVMVSLVMPLAAIAEKEEEPWVTTPESQVLESEAAAPETGPSLLIILPSGSFSLRVLPGVASMGTGSADRIPDSLYIPLEDKGTERFLKAIGAFASWSGKGDILFISSSGRDIFFGSDSSRAKFKELHLSAPRGYLRKDGVTWLPMADFAGYLGLNVVSFSSDGTGQASARLVPSLDEVSVKEDDGARKLLLHTSVPVKYSVLAEDLSQVTILFPATRFTASGYQEAIGDFTVIPETLPGGVKVTVKFPKHWDGRLLSRAASGDLTLELMPAFPLSAGYKAETIEKAVFEPGAGEASFRISASGPLQYFWRYFPERRMLLVDFPLITAKASLPASEDRAFIRQSSLSSYSTGYGTSRLALSLAQDVTFAIEADEEDPYMVRVRLRRAAAPGPSALEGKGCTSAPEVCGTIVIDPGHGGCDPGACNGAMGLKEKDLTLDMARTLAAVLEEKGWKVILTRSSDRDVTWAYSPDRLELQARSDVGNVNGADAFISIHCNASTSSALHGSSIHWCKEADYALAKSLGGILGPALGLKDRGLCRDTFYVINHARMPAVLVETAFMSNSADAQKLADRSFRELVAKALAQALDEFMGTRFARKAKRNAISGIRHDGAGGSEGAAREKR, from the coding sequence GTGAAGAGATTCTTGCGGTTTCTTCTTCTTTGTGTCGTGATGGTATCGCTGGTCATGCCCTTGGCGGCCATAGCGGAAAAGGAAGAGGAGCCCTGGGTCACGACTCCCGAATCACAGGTCCTTGAGTCCGAAGCGGCCGCTCCTGAAACGGGGCCGTCGCTTCTCATCATCCTCCCTTCAGGCTCATTCTCCCTGAGAGTTCTCCCCGGCGTTGCCTCCATGGGCACGGGGAGTGCCGACAGGATCCCCGACTCCCTCTATATTCCTCTCGAGGACAAGGGCACAGAGCGCTTTCTGAAAGCCATCGGCGCCTTTGCCTCATGGTCAGGGAAAGGGGACATCCTTTTCATCAGCTCCTCGGGGAGGGATATTTTCTTCGGGAGCGACTCCTCGCGGGCGAAGTTCAAGGAGCTTCACCTGTCGGCTCCACGGGGCTATCTCAGGAAGGACGGGGTCACATGGCTTCCCATGGCGGATTTTGCCGGCTACCTGGGCCTTAACGTGGTGAGCTTCTCCTCCGACGGCACCGGCCAGGCGTCGGCACGCCTTGTTCCCTCCCTCGACGAGGTAAGCGTCAAGGAGGATGACGGCGCAAGGAAGCTCCTCCTCCATACCTCTGTACCCGTAAAATACTCCGTCCTGGCGGAAGATCTCTCCCAGGTGACGATCCTTTTCCCTGCCACGCGGTTCACCGCTTCGGGCTATCAGGAGGCGATAGGCGACTTCACCGTGATCCCCGAGACTCTCCCCGGGGGGGTAAAAGTCACCGTGAAGTTCCCGAAACACTGGGACGGCCGCCTTCTCTCGCGGGCCGCTTCGGGTGACCTCACCCTTGAGCTCATGCCCGCCTTTCCCCTTTCGGCAGGGTACAAGGCCGAGACGATTGAAAAGGCGGTCTTTGAGCCGGGGGCAGGCGAGGCATCTTTCAGGATCTCCGCCTCGGGCCCCCTCCAGTACTTCTGGCGCTATTTCCCCGAAAGGAGAATGCTCCTTGTTGATTTCCCGCTCATCACGGCCAAGGCATCCCTCCCGGCCTCGGAAGACAGGGCTTTTATCCGGCAGAGCTCGCTCTCGTCCTATTCCACAGGCTATGGCACGAGCCGCCTTGCCCTCTCCCTCGCGCAGGATGTGACCTTCGCCATTGAGGCTGACGAGGAGGATCCCTATATGGTCAGGGTGCGCCTGAGGCGCGCCGCGGCGCCGGGCCCCTCGGCCCTGGAAGGGAAAGGCTGCACTTCGGCGCCTGAGGTGTGCGGGACCATCGTGATTGACCCGGGCCATGGCGGCTGTGACCCCGGCGCCTGCAACGGCGCTATGGGCCTCAAGGAGAAGGATCTCACCCTTGACATGGCGAGGACTCTTGCGGCGGTCCTCGAGGAAAAGGGATGGAAAGTGATCCTCACAAGAAGCTCCGACAGGGATGTCACGTGGGCCTATTCACCTGACAGGCTCGAGCTCCAGGCCCGCTCCGACGTGGGGAACGTGAACGGCGCCGATGCCTTCATAAGCATTCACTGCAACGCCTCGACCTCGTCGGCCCTTCATGGCTCGTCGATACACTGGTGCAAGGAGGCTGACTATGCCCTCGCAAAGAGCCTTGGAGGCATCCTGGGACCGGCGCTGGGCCTCAAGGACCGCGGGCTCTGCCGTGACACCTTTTATGTGATCAACCACGCCCGCATGCCTGCAGTGCTTGTAGAGACGGCCTTCATGAGCAACTCCGCCGATGCGCAGAAGCTTGCCGACAGGAGCTTCAGGGAGCTCGTGGCAAAGGCCCTCGCCCAGGCCCTCGACGAGTTCATGGGGACCCGGTTTGCAAGGAAAGCGAAGCGGAACGCAATATCGGGAATAAGGCACGACGGTGCCGGCGGGAGCGAGGGAGCCGCAAGGGAGAAGCGCTGA